Below is a genomic region from Helianthus annuus cultivar XRQ/B chromosome 2, HanXRQr2.0-SUNRISE, whole genome shotgun sequence.
TTGGCCAAAAGAAATGGTTTTAGAATTATGTCGGTTCCTAAACAAATATATCATGAAGCATGGTCGAACTTCCCCATTCAAATGGGTCACTCTTCAGCCAGAGTTTGAAAAAGTTATAAATCATAAATTCGCCAGTGACAAAGCTATGAAAAACAAGTATGACAGTATGAGAAAAGAGTACAACCTTTGGAAGTCACTTAAGAATGGAGAGACTGGTCTAGGTTGGAATGAAAGTACCAAGCAACTTAATTGTTCTGATGAATGGTGGAAAAGAAAAATTCAGGTGACATAATATAACTCATTCAAAATTTAAATACCATATAATATTCTAGTCATAATGATAACTAAAGATTCACCATTATATTGTGTAGGAAAACCCGAAAGTTCTAGCAATTCAAAATAACCAACCATCTTTACAACTACAAGAAGAGTGGGATCAGTTATTTGGAGATGTAGTTGCTAGTGGGGAAAATTGTGTGGCACCCTCTATGGATCCAAATACATTCAATGAGGTGCATGTTGAGAACCTTGAGGATGACAATGTTGAGAACCTTGAGGATGACAATGTTGAGGGAGGTAACAATTTCTTTGGTGACTTTTTGA
It encodes:
- the LOC110906850 gene encoding uncharacterized protein At2g29880; translation: MVLELCRFLNKYIMKHGRTSPFKWVTLQPEFEKVINHKFASDKAMKNKYDSMRKEYNLWKSLKNGETGLGWNESTKQLNCSDEWWKRKIQENPKVLAIQNNQPSLQLQEEWDQLFGDVVASGENCVAPSMDPNTFNEVHVENLEDDNVENLEDDNVEGGNNFFGDFLNEVSQHDSSTLSPSEVAKNFEKSTKVNTKPKPVKMKRKGRESLGASILKEHLTQSSMNQQRALEILESDSSKLSQSTKFSIEAAMGLLSRMVDAGLLREDEELWLFAMDLFEDPVKREMFINVPHDHGRLAWLQRKQRLTDQSFL